The DNA sequence ActggcggaagcctagtctaaatcatcttcgtgtatggggttgtccaaccgaagtaaagatttatgatcctaatttgaaaagttagatccgagaacaaatcgtcgttatttcattggttatccaatgcgctcaaaaggctatcgcttttaccgtcctactcgtggtacgcgaattgttgaatctcggaCTCGCTAAATTTCGGAATTTGATGCTTTCGagaaaattccttcaacatctcttgaaatagGGAGTCCTCTAcaaggaatttgtattcctatgtcattttcaagagatgataatagtagtcttcATCCTACTCCggttggtaatgctcccattgttgatgaatacattgctcccgatatcgaagatgatgaaggccctattattgatgaagtggcctattaatgatgaagctcctattgaTAATGAGAATCAcatttattgaagaaattccgattgtggaagatgttattcaaaacaatgatcaacaaagagaagttattccgaagtacctcctctaagaagatctcgcAGAcaaaaagaagtcaacaaagtgtcatgataattttgtttatcttggagaaggagaatatgatattgatcatttcaGGATCccgtcacttttagtgaagcacttaatagtccacaatcttcaaaatggttatagctacggatgatgagatcgactccatgaagaaaaatggtgtatgggagctagttttattactcgatggttttaaaccaataggttgtaagtggattttaaaggctaaaagagataaaaagggacgattgaaaggtttaaagcgcgtttagtggctaaaggctttactcaaagggaaggtattgattacacgaAACTTTCTcactgtttccactaaagattcattcttattatggccttagttgcgcattttgatttagagttgcatcaaatggatgttaaaaacTGCTTTTacgaatggagaattgaatgaggaagtctatatgtctcaactttgaaggctacaaggagaaaggaaaagaacacttggtttgcaagttgaaacgatccatttatggtctcaaactgTGCATCTCGCcggtggtacttgaagtttgaccgagttgtgacatcgtttggtttcgtagagaacaagtttgatcgagtgtatttatatgaagatcgatggggagtcgttatattttcttgttctttatgtagatgacattttacttgcgtgatgatttgtcactactaaatgagaccaaaaatttttctacatcttccaattttgatatgaaagatcttggagaggcatcctatgttttggggattgagatccatcgtgacgggaatcgaaaagttcttggcttatctcaagaagcttacattaatcgtgtgctcaaaaggttcaacatggatttatgTAAAGTTTGGTTACGTTCCTATTCtcgaaaggggacaagttcactaagcgacaatgtcctaagaacgacttggaaagaggagcaatgaagaacatcccttatgcaagtgtagtagggagtttgatgtatgctcgaGTTTGCACTCGACcgacatagctttcgtagtaaatgttcttgggagatatttatcgatctggccttgatcattgggttgcggccaagaaagttttgagatatttgcgaaagaacgaagagttttatgcttgtgtataagcatgttgacaatcttcgagttgttggttattcagattcgattttggtggttgtgtagatgatttaaagtcaaatTCGGCTATATTTAACCTTGGCCAGCGGAATGTCGCTATTTCTTGGAAGAAGGTCAAACGGACTTTGATCacgtcatctactatgtatgttgagtttgttgcatgttatggggcatctttgcaagctttgtgggTGAAGAatttatttcggagatacgagtggtatcgattctatttccacacctatgctaatctatgTGATAATAATGctcgttttcttttcaaagaataacaagattagtagtgcttctaaacacatggaaataaagtatctcatcGTGAGACTTGGTCAAAAAAGGAGACATTgttattgaaaattgcaagaccgagtcgatgttagctgatCTCAACTaaagggttaagtgccgtgccgtttaataaacatgttgttaatatgggcattttagaatcttttttgatcttttgggttagtgggagttttgttttcgtttgtttttagaaattattatttataattttcgaataaagttatgaactacattttatgtttcaatattttattattgaatggatatgttttcaattatgttttgttatattctggaatgattgaattgaaagcatgtggttcatattgttgtgatcattgtcttttaaatttatttgcttattgacaatgatatgttgttggcttaattctttaagcaagtttagtgacacttacttattttaagtggtgtatgtttaatttcactcggcttatttattaagcatcacggtatcgcTGAAGCCGAGGAtcgataaggatattatgttattttaaattgatcacatgttgaacataattccttaccacactactagacttattgaccatgtcgatttaatactttggtatttgtgattatgaatgtcttttgttgagctaaaaacaatatgatCGCTATAGTtccattatcaaaggttaaattgggcCTATTGAGATGCTATCGTCAGAACTACTCggttttaaagtggccacaaatgttttcttgttgttcaacccatgagtcgttttcaaacaaaattatttttatatataatatatatgtattaaaatcaatgtaacgaagtgggagaatgttagactttttttcgcttacattaaattttattggttttattaaaacttgggttgattggatagttctttttAACAACATGTTAGGcaatgttgttggtgatcaattgttaatgggcttagcctATCCATGAGTAAAGTCTGGTGAAGCCCAGTGTGGGTTTTTACTGATCAAGCCTTTGATGAGCCAACTAGGGTTTTTATGCTAAGTCCCCTCCCCTACTGCTATAAATacgtattgtctcatcacaattgtataccttttgataatcagagaaaataaactgcttcgatttagagatctagggagaagacttagttgataagattgcactatcaaattagaatatggatcaatcagagataattgctatggatcaatcaggtacacatactcaattatcatatactactattgtgttctatgttatatacaaatagatcttgggttaattgttaatttatttaacaaTATAAAGCACCTGTATATTATTTGTAATGTATATATACAGGTATGATTACGTAAGTATTGGTAGGGTATGTTTCTCACCAACCAAACAGAATTCAGTGGCATATACCATAAAACAGAAGTGTGATTAATTTACAACATTTCCATGTGTGTGGGATAATAATTATCCTCAAAGCCTAGGACCACCGTACCAGCTATACATACGATCTTCTATATATCTTCCACATTTgtcttaatttatatatatgcagATTTAATAATGCACTCTAGCTTCAATCTTGATTTGACTTGCTCGAAGTAGCACctctcaaaataaataaataaataaatcatacgCAAGGCCCATTTGATATAATGCAAAAACACtcgaaataataataatatgcaaattaataataatgttcAATGTTTTGTAAAGTACTCTACAAATCCAAcgagtttttttttgtttttatttacttATCTAAAAAGGgataattgagaaagatatatCATAGTTTTCTCATTATGCATGTAATTTACCTCACTTTTGGGTAATCGAAGTCAAGTAGGCTCTACTACTTAATTAAACATGAATATTAATGTTGATTATGGAGGAATCAAATGagatttgcttttttttttgtctgCAAATTCATCCATCtatttactataaaaaaaaaaaaatttaaaaaagcaAGACAGAGAGAAGAATGATGAAAAACTTCCCTTCATCACTTCATCCTCTCAATATGTATGTGTGTAATTACGTGGAAGCAGGAAGAAGGGTTGTACATATTTCGTGATAAAAAACACAACCGCACGTGACAATATGGGCCATCTCCCACGTGCGCCCCACTGTATCACAAAGTTATGCTTGCTCtgtcatataattttatttctgTCAGgtagaaaaaaaaagtgaaaataaatataactaCAAAGCCATCAATTAACACTTTGGCTAAGTAGGACTTACTTGATCAtcctttttctttatttcaggTTGGTGAGCCCCTTGTGCTCACCAcaattctattttctttctaatgaatGTTTTAGgtattcagaaaaaaaaaaaaaaaaaaaaaaaaactttcgaAATTcgtttcccaaaaaaaaaaaaaaaatcaaacttcgTACGtgttcaaagaaaataaaactaagaCATAAGTCTTATTTTGCTACCAAGTCTTAAATTAACCAAAGAGTTTCAATAATTGATAAATGCTATTAGAAAACACATTTTCActgattttgtttatttatatgctGTTCCCTCTCTCCCTCCCCATTTCTAACAGAGAGAATAATATTTTCTTTGTGTAACGTTTGTTGTacgataaatatattttaactttttcaATGTGTGTATTTCGAATGAATTCTTACTTTTTTAttacgaaaaaaaaattaaaacatatcaTTTTGAAGAACCTACATAAATGTTATGAATAAGAAGTGAGATACAATAAGTTTACCAATTCAAATACTTCTTGGTAACGGTAAGTTATCATGACTGTAAAAAGAGCAAAACAACATCTTTTTTCGCAGACTGGGCTTTCTAAAGGCCCATTGTGAGGATTCACTCATTTTTCTAAGGCCCAAATCTAAGACTTGTTGCTTAAAGTTAAACGGACTAAAAAAGAAACAGAGAGTGAGCGCGCTAAGTTTAACGATCAGATGGGCCCTACCTACCAGATGCACGCCACGTGTTAAGGTAGAGGGTTCGTCGTTGATTCTATTCCTCAACCAGTTGGATACAACGCGTAAGAGTTGGGACGATCAAAACCTTTcctcctttctttctttctttgtatTTCTGTACAAACCAGATAGAAGACGACTACTCGATCCAATCCGATCCCAGCTGAGTTTCTAATTCAGATTGTTTTTCGACTGTTTGATCTAGCGTCATGAGTTTTCTCTTTGGAAAGCGAAAAACTCCCGCAGGTTAGTTCTGTGATTTTACAATTGGACCACGGTTTTTTTATTGCTAGGGTTTTATTTCTTCAAATCGTTAATCCTGTGATAATTGAGATGAATCGTTGAAGtgaattattatttgatttaggtTTAGATTCTTGTATATGGTTTTGTTGGAATTTGATTGGGAGTAGTCTACTAGACGAGCACGGAAAATCATTTTACTTCCGTTATGGATATGTAAATTTTTATTCTTACTTTGAGTTCTGCTAAATGGTTCACTTGGGTGTTTAGGGCTTTTCATGCTAAGATGATGGTTTGTTGTTAAAaactaaattgtattttttttgttctttcctCAATTGGACTGTAGTTGTCGTAGAATTGAGACCTAGCATccattttatttgttaatttttcttAAGAAGCCTTAGTTTATATGTTAATGTGGATTTTCCTCAATGCATTGCATTGTGCCACAACGTTTACTTGTATTGGCAGCTAGAGAATGGAGTTTTTAATGTCCATGCCTATGCTTGAGGATCTTAGTTGGTCTTGTTGAGTCTGAAGCATTCTATATGtgttttatgttttattatatattgtttCCTGAACACCCAAATGTTTAATCTAGAATTGGCATTATTATGAGTATATAAATACTCTGTGAAAAGTATTTATTCTTAAGCTGAGATTAAACATATATGATTATAATGTCAGAACTTCTGCGGGAAAACAAGAGAATGCTGGACAAATCAATCAGAGAAATAGAAAGGGAGAGACAAGGTCTTCAAAACCAAGAGAagaaattaattcaagagaTAAAGAAAAGTGCTAAGCAAGGGCAAATGGTGTGTGATTTCAACCGGCCCTTTGTGGATCTTATTCATTTTAGGTTTCATGGAGACATTTTTAATCTTCGGACATCCAACTATATTTTGATGCAGTTTAGTTTTGTTTCAGGGAGCTGTGAAAGTTATGGCAAAAGACCTGGTTAGaacaagacatcagattgaaaAGTTTTACAAGCTCAAATCACAACTTCAGGGAGTATCTCTTAGAATCCAGGTAATAtttagtttgtgaattttattaatttaaactgTGACAAACATCGAAAGAATTATTTTCTCCGGTAGTTCTGAACTGTGAATATAAGACCCTATATTGCTAATTTCTAACTGGTGAAGAATAGTAAGAGTACTGTCAATTGGAATTTGAGCATAATCTAAATAATGCAATATCTGTTTTCTTATTGGTCCTTGAGGTATAGCTTTTGTTAACTTCTTAACTGTTGATTAATACATGTACTTCTATTTTCAGACTTTGAAATCCACACAAGCAATGGGAGAGGCAATGAAAGGTGTGACAAAGGCAATGGGCCAAATGAATAGACAAATGAACCTGCCATCACTACAGAAAATTATGCAAGAGTTTGAGAGGCAGAATGAGAAGATGGAGTTAGTATCTGAAGTGATGGCTGATGCAATCGATGATGCTTTGGAAGGGGATGAGGAAGAGGAGGAAACTGATGAGTTGGTAAACCAGGTGCTCGATGAGATTGGTATTGATGTTAACCAAGAGGTATTTTTTTAACTATTATCTTTCATTTTATAGACAACAAACAATCTGTCACCGGTGTATCTGTATGTTGTTACTGAAATTTGAATGTACCAAAAATGATGTTATTCTTATTACAATGTGCAGCTTGTTAATGCACCCTCAGCAACTGTTGCTGCACCAGCTGCTAAGGCCAAAGTTGCTCAAGCGGAAACAGCAGCAGCGGGGCCCGATGACGGTGGCATAGACAGTGATTTACAGGCGAGGTTAGATAATTTAAGAAGGATGTAGTCTTTCCTTTATGGCTTGTATACTATTCGtatacttttctttcttctatTGTGAAAAGTGAGTTTTTAGCTGGTCCCGTATAGTATCTGTGATTATGCAAGAATGTGTGGATTCAATTCAGGGTTTGGAACGTtgaaatttaataagattacaTTCGATGATTAAATATAATTACGATACCATTGTCTATCTTATTAAGAATGTGTAATTGAAATTAAATCATTCTGCCAATTGTTGGTGATTAATCTCTTAATTCTATTGCCTAAGTAATTCTCCCAAAATATGTCACGAGAACTTTCAACTGTAAGCATTTTTTAGTTGATCAACTTCCAAGGTTTTCTGCATGAgcatacatataaaataaatcctagttTAAAGACATTCTTGATAAATTTATTCTATTATTGGGGTTTGGCTTCAAAATTTGAGACTTATAATCTTATTGGTTATCAAATTATTAAAGATATATTTCATTCTACTCCTTAAAATTCGAaaggtattaatttttttccactCATATTTTCAACGTTTGCAATTATTATTATACTGGAGGTCTGGAGCAACTGGATACAAGCTGTATAGGCTTAAACTTTGGAAAAAGTCTACTGTTGCTTCTCCAGTTCCATTATCATAGGCCTTCGCATAAATATTTCTCTACAATTTTGTTAgccttattattttattttttaaatatttttatcacagttctaaattttaaaattttctagaaaaaaaaaataaaaaatcaaatttctgtTCGTATAAAAAAAGTTTTTGGAGTTAAAGCTTTTTCACCCTAAACCAGGGTTAAAGAACCATGGTCAAAGTTTAAACTTCTTCTTTTCCTAGTTAGTCCTATTTTATTTAGTCTGTATATTTTAAGGAAACAAACTGATATAAATATACAAATGAAGTTCAAATTATCACAACCATCCACACAGTAACGATTACAtataaagggaaaaaaaaacctATGCATCACTATTAAAATGAAATCTTATCTACCAGAAACTAAATGTGTATAATAAAAACGAAGCGTTATACTAATTTCCATAGTTTGTTCAGACTGTTCATCCACTCCAAGACTTGCTTTCCTCATTTTACATTTCTTAGTCAACTCATCATCGTCTTCGTTGTCCCCACTTTAAACCTATCAAAATCATTGGACTTTTACTACACCCATTCTTTCTCATTCCTAACAGTCTAACACCCAACCCACttgcaaaaataataataataataatagtaactCAAAACAGAGATTTGCAGAATTGGGCAAAACTATTGTCTAGAAATCTCGTCGGTTGGACTTATCAGAATTCGATAACACCTTTCGTTGCCTGTTACAGTCACCGGCGTCCGACACAGCGGACAGTCTGAGTGAGAGTGTAACCACATGTCAATACAAGGCGCGTGGAAAGAGTGTTTGCATCTCGGCAGTTTCCGAATCTCTTCTCCTTCTTCAAAACCCGATAAACAAACTGGACATTCCGAATGATCGGCTTCGGCTTCCGCCGCCGCCGCCGCCGCCTTTTTGTACTTGAAGCTAGACGGTAACTGACTGCTCTCAAACCCTGCCCCGGACGACCTCGTACTGACCTCAATTACCGACGAGGAGTTCGGCCTCGGTACTGACAGCTGGCTCCGCCGGCTATCGGAGCAGAGTCTGATGACTACGATGTTGTAAAGAGCTAGAACGATGGCGGCGGTTCCGATGACGATTAGGCCGTAGTATAACATGGGTAAATTCGATTTGGTGGGCGtgggaggaggaggaggaggaggtggCTGGTAAAGGAAGGGAGTAGCCATATgtggaatttttatttttggaattttaatTAGGTGGGGTTTAATagaagttatttattatttattataatcacCATTAAGacaaattattctttttttctttctatttctaattatttttgttttggtgTTGTCgttgttagattaattattattattaagtgcTTAATCCAAAAGCCGTGGTGGTTATGTTGTTTATAAGGAAAAACAAACATTTGAGAGAAAGAAAATCTGTGGGCTAAAGAAATGGATAAAATGTAACGTACGCTCACTACTGATATTAGATAGACACATAATTgcacatttttctttttatatttatgtttgattttaatCTTTACACGTACGTATCATATCTTTcgttgaaaaaataataaaataaatgatcatTTAGAGCAATGCCTAATTTACTGATTTCTAATAGAGCTTCTTAATTAGTTGtttcaaaggaaaaaaaaaaaagtgagatccaagttttattttattttttccaaataGGCTAATAAATTGCAAATAAATCATTTATGatcaataaaaattaacaaGGAAACAAAATTCAAAACAGTAACCATTAAAAAAtcagttttatttttatctaattcaaaaaatcaaaaaatttattACGCTAAATATAGAGACAACACAGTTTCTTTTTTGCAAATGAAAAAAGAAGAAACAAATGTGTGTtagttgttttttattttttattttttttgaagaatGATGCATTGATAATTCTAATTCTATAATGTGTgaccattagatatttgatattttttctcttaatcAATTAAATTGTTTCATCTTTCATTTGTTTGTAGTTATCATACTTAACACTGTGCTTCGATAgctaataatataaatgttATTAATGGTTTCAAaccattgttttatttttggccTTATCGCCTTATTGTATATTTGAGAAGGGGTTGAGAATACTCGAGTAGACAATAGTGTTTGGAACAACATATGAAACTTCACACAGTATAAAcaatatacaatatttttaaaaagaaattccGCTcatagtaaaaaataaaattttgagtaTTTAGTGTAAAAATTTCGTAATTAATTCTCTTTCTTTTATTAGAAATAGATGTCATCCGTAAATAATTTcacaatatattattttgtcaatgttataattaatatattaattttaaaatgaagaGTGAATATTGTACATACTTAAGTAATCTCCCATCAAATTGTCCATAAATTAGGATTATATCCGGTGGAAATTATGAGAAATATGTCTAACACTGGTAATTTggtattattatcattttcaaAAGTATTATGATTAGTAGTCAAACACTCAATATAGCAtagtctttttttattattattttttatttgtaaggCTCAATATAGAGCATAGTTTGATTAATGATCATACATTTATCTTTTTCAACGTTTAATATACTCTTAATTTAAAACCGATGTTATTCATGTGTTTTCttgatatgatatatataattatgtatatGACCCTTCTCTTGATCAGTCTAGGTAAGATATCAACTAACTAATAAAGAaaccttaattaataaacattatCCTGTAACATCTATTTCGTCTCCTTTTGCTTATACTTGATCATATTGCATATTCTTTTCAAAGTTTGACGAAAACTTGTTgggattaaattaaataattaacaattttcTAGAACCAAAAATAATGCaaactaaatattatgtttaggGATGGAatggaagaaaaaagaaaggacCTATGCTTTCTATATCTAGTTCGGCAAAGATGAGAAGTATTAAGCAACGAaggagaaagaaaataaaacaagTACATATTATACACACCATCCTAACAAATCTAATTTCACTACCTTACTTTGGATTACTCGAAATTTAGttgaataaatattatagaTATTGGCTGTTATACATTTTTGACAATAATTAAGATTATCACATATCCAGGTGGGATTGGGACCGGTGTCAGAATTTAGAGTTTGAAGTCCGGTGTTGGGTTAAGGCCGGAGTCTGAGTTTAGGTGATGTTTTGGTTTGGTGGAATataatagtaatagtaatgTAATAGAATAAGAATAGTAATAGAAATTGATTAAGATGTTTGGTTTATTATTGGAatgaatattataataaatgataaattgACAAAATTATCTTgtactttaattttatatttatataaaaaaagggTATTAGAGTCATTTTAGCTTTACTTTATTTAGTCTTTTGTGATGTAATTCTCATTAAGTCATTTTTCTAATGTAATAGGAATTCCATATTATATAATGTAATTATCATTACAATGTAATCCTATTAaatcatttttaaaaacaaagcaaatataataatgaataaTTTGATTTCATTACGATTTTCATTACAACAAACCAAATATGTCATTAGAGTAAAGATTAAGAATCAAAATCGAGAGAGGGTAGAGTGAGAGTTTGTATaaatatatcatacaattaaaatatatttttattcatttacaaaatataatgtTAAACAATTAATATAAGTTAATAttaaacataatattatattacaataatactatacaatataATAGCGTGAACTAAATGCCCCCATTAAATACTGTCTGAGCATTTATAAAAGAATAATTAGCATATTTGGCCCCTGAATTTTCGGCACTACCTAGTTTTGTCCCTTAAAATATACGgcttgttaaaaattctccctaaaATATAATACTTACATAATTATGCCCCTTCTGTTAGGTTCTGTTATctttaccgttaaaaattagtatttttattccCTAAACTTTGATTAATATGAAATTTTGCtcctttttatttaaaaaataattttaaaaattataatattctattttttggcaattataatattctattaattttgaaaaaataataaaaattattaaaaaaaaaaacctgacaaaatattaaattaattaaaaaatattaattttacttaaaaaaattatattattcttataaatatttttaaattttattttatttataaacacgtatcttaaaaaatcaaacaaaaagtaTTGAcaatctaataaataatttaaataaactaagatttattgaaaaaaaaaaatcaaacttatttatatttataaattcatatcttaataaatacagaaaaataattaaaaatttaatgaaaatataaaattattttgaaaaaaaaaattataaattaaactaaaagaaaatgtcatgtttacttaaacaaacctacattttttgagaaaaataaaatatactcaAGTTTTTctgtaaaaattaattaaaatttaatttattttttaattttcttaatcattcaAAATAACATTTTCTTAAGATCTACGTTAATTTTtaagatttactaaaaaaaaaagtttaaatttttttcatttttattctgAGGTGGTACAATTTGATAGTTGTCAAAATTTAGAGAGTAAAGTTACTAATTTAAAAAGACACGTCAGCATTTAAACGGAATAATGAGATGGAACCTAATAGAAGGACTAAA is a window from the Cannabis sativa cultivar Pink pepper isolate KNU-18-1 chromosome 1, ASM2916894v1, whole genome shotgun sequence genome containing:
- the LOC115705862 gene encoding vacuolar protein sorting-associated protein 2 homolog 1 → MSFLFGKRKTPAELLRENKRMLDKSIREIERERQGLQNQEKKLIQEIKKSAKQGQMGAVKVMAKDLVRTRHQIEKFYKLKSQLQGVSLRIQTLKSTQAMGEAMKGVTKAMGQMNRQMNLPSLQKIMQEFERQNEKMELVSEVMADAIDDALEGDEEEEETDELVNQVLDEIGIDVNQELVNAPSATVAAPAAKAKVAQAETAAAGPDDGGIDSDLQARLDNLRRM
- the LOC115703587 gene encoding RING-H2 finger protein ATL52-like; its protein translation is MATPFLYQPPPPPPPPTPTKSNLPMLYYGLIVIGTAAIVLALYNIVVIRLCSDSRRSQLSVPRPNSSSVIEVSTRSSGAGFESSQLPSSFKYKKAAAAAAEAEADHSECPVCLSGFEEGEEIRKLPRCKHSFHAPCIDMWLHSHSDCPLCRTPVTVTGNERCYRILISPTDEISRQ